A part of Salmo trutta chromosome 15, fSalTru1.1, whole genome shotgun sequence genomic DNA contains:
- the LOC115149108 gene encoding nuclear fragile X mental retardation-interacting protein 2 — protein sequence MDSKEGVDHKKKMDSDKDLNFTNDYEGKLFDKESALLLNGVVNSAHITNGYSSKSPPDNDGSGSESGYTTPKKRKARRNSIKNTEHVTSEKERAMQQGNATQEPEASGLEPMEKAVNSRLVHKADAQTAVRQMVASEVAMGELQRKNSDSKTAAVALGKKFEDRPKAKLSTSSKEDSWTLFKPPPVFPVDNSSAKIVPKISYASKVKENLKKAAQAGGEVHPPQVPGRLSQVPMSAMKTITSASVTNGSVSGDGNGYPSVGTFFTPAASSIPPAPSLPCGENVASFLDNDCSSSTNLTADLRKCTLFIYPLNPLNMQPVLPSARQVDTPAAQTNQKALGDIFQNQWGLSFINEPNVGPEGGSRPVAAMEGKATVVTFQGEPCPAVAAEPGLDASLSIPEPLLLTLAQDSEKRTSASACPPATMKGEDGAKAQLSGPDETKGEAKGLGAVVLASGKDISDEPAQAPLTNLVLGPSKEQAHSKSLDRGSWGLFDLKAAVTYHTKEMEYVFNLQKQDPKRVVFYDKTKDGPDQ from the exons ATGGACAGCAAAGAAGGTGTTGATCACAAGAAGAAGATGGACAGTGACAAGGACTTAAATTTCACTAATGACTATGAGGGAAAGCTGTTTGACAAGGAGTCTGCATTGCTTCTGAATGGGGTGGTAAACTCTGCTCATATTACCAATGGTTACTCCAGCAAGTCACCCCCTGACAACGATGGCAGTGGCTCAGAAAGTGGATATACTACTCCTAAGAAACGCAAGGCCAGACGTAACAGCATCAAGAACACAGAGCATGTGACAAGCGAAAAGGAGCGAGCCATGCAGCAGGGTAATGCTACACAGGAGCCAGAGGCTTCTGGACTTGAACCAATGGAGAAAGCGGTGAACTCGAGACTTGTCCATAAAGCAGATGCCCAGACAGCAGTCAGGCAGATGGTGGCCTCAGAAGTGGCTATGGGTGAGTTACAGAGGAAAAACTCAGACAGTAAAACTGCTGCAGTTGCCCTTGGTAAAAAGTTTGAGGATAGGCCCAAAGCCAAGCTCTCAACCTCTTCAAAAGAGGACTCTTGGACTTTATTCAAGCCCCCTCCAGTATTTCCTGTGGACAACAGTAGTGCTAAAATAGTGCCCAAGATCAGTTATGCAAGTAAAGTTAAGGAGAACCTCAAGAAAGCAGCCCAAGCTGGAGGAGAGGTACATCCTCCTCAGGTGCCTGGTAGATTATCACAGGTCCCCATGTCTGCTATGAAAACCATCACCTCAGCTAGCGTTACTAATGGTTCTGTTTCTGGAGATGGAAATGGTTATCCCTCTGTCGGTACCTTCTTCACTCCTGCTGCTAGTAGTATTCCACCAGCCCCCTCTCTCCCATGCGGGGAGAATGTAGCATCCTTTTTGGACAATGACTGTAGTTCTTCAACcaaccttacagcagacctgagAAAATGTACTCTTTTCATTTACCCCCTAAATCCTTTAAATATGCAACCTGTGCTCCCGAGTGCTCGCCAAGTGGACACCCCGGCTGCTCAGACAAATCAGAAAGCCTTGGGGGACATCTTCCAGAATCAGTGGGGGCTGTCCTTCATCAATGAGCCAAATGTGGGGCCAGAAGGAGGAAGCAGGCCGGTGGCTGCTATGGAGGGAAAGGCTACGGTGGTCACATTTCAAGGGGAGCCATGCCCTGCTGTTGCAGCTGAGCCAGGCCTTGATGCTAGCCTATCAATCCCAGAGCCTTTGCTTCTCACTTTGGCTCAAGACTCAGAGAAAAGGACTAGTGCCTCAGCTTGCCCCCCTGCTACAATGAAGGGTGAGGATGGGGCAAAGGCTCAGCTGTCTGGACCGGATGAGACAAAGGGCGAGGCAAAGGGTCTAGGTGCAGTTGTGTTGGCCTCTGGTAAAGACATTAGTGATGAGCCTGCACAGGCCCCCCTGACCAACCTGGTGTTGGGTCCGTCTAAAGAGCAGGCCCACTCTAAGAGCCTGGACAGAGGTAGCTGGGGGTTGTTTGATCTTAAAGCTGCTGTTACTTATCACACTAAAG AAATGGAATATGTTTTCAATTTGCAAAAACAAG ATCCAAAAAGAGTAGTCTTCTATGACAAGACCAAGGATGGACCTGATCAGTGA